From the genome of Aquila chrysaetos chrysaetos chromosome 12, bAquChr1.4, whole genome shotgun sequence, one region includes:
- the LINGO3 gene encoding leucine-rich repeat and immunoglobulin-like domain-containing nogo receptor-interacting protein 3, with protein sequence MLYTMTCWLPVLVLHLVLLSPPRVAACPARCECAPQIKSVVCHRKRLTTIPEGIPTETKILELNKNRIRCLNPGDLSPYPLLEELDFSENIISNVEPGAFSNLFNLQTLRLRGNQLKLIPPGVFTKLTNLTLLDISENKLVILLDYMFQDLRNLKSLEVGDNDLVYISQRAFSGLLGLEQLTIEKCNLTSISAESLSYLQNLEVLRLRHLSISALEDQNFKKLYNLLQLEIDNWPLLEDVSPTSFQGLNLTSLSITYTNITAVPAAALRNLVYLRYLNLSYNPISTVLKGSFKDLIRLQELHIVGALLVSVEPQAFSGLRQIRLLNLSSNFLSTLEESTFHSVNTLETLRVDRNPLACDCRLLWILQRRKTLNFDGQQPMCSSPPEIQGNALRDFPDSVLFEYFTCQKPKIRDRKLQHVTAREGQSVSFLCRADGEPDPSIAWVSPQHRMITTRSTGRATVLPGGTLEIRFAQVQDSGTYICIASNAGGNDTYFATLTVKGRPADGSHYANRTLYLSEFNDTSHNDTQVFLKFTLDLKTILVSTAMGCITFLGVVLFCFLLLFVWSRGRGQHKNNFSVEYSFRKVDGPTTTTGQGGARKFNMKMI encoded by the coding sequence ATGCTCTACACAATGACATGTTGGCTCCCGGTCCTGGTCCTCCACCTGGTCCTCCTGAGCCCCCCACGGGTggcagcctgccctgcccgctGCGAGTGTGCCCCGCAGATCAAGTCGGTGGTGTGTCACCGCAAGCGGCTCACCACCATCCCCGAGGGCATCCCCACCGAAACCAAGATTCTGGAGCTCAACAAGAACCGTATCCGTTGCCTGAACCCGGGGGACCTCTCCCCGTACCcactgctggaggagctggattTTAGCGAGAACATCATCTCCAATGTGGAGCCGGGCGCCTTCAGCAACCTGTTCAACCTGCAGACCTTGCGGCTGCGGGGGAACCAGCTTAAGCTCATCCCCCCGGGGGTCTTCACCAAGCTAACCAACCTCACCCTCCTGGACATCAGCGAGAACAAACTCGTCATCCTGCTGGACTACATGTTCCAGGATTTGCGAAACCTGAAGAGCCTGGAGGTGGGTGATAACGACTTGGTGTACATCTCCCAACGGGCCTTCTCCGGGCTGCTCGGCCTGGAGCAGCTGACCATTGAGAAGTGCAACCTGACCTCCATCTCGGCCGAGTCGCTCTCCTACCTCCAGAACCTGGAGGTGCTGCGGCTCCGGCACCTCAGCATCTCTGCGCTGGAGGACCAAAACTTCAAGAAGCTCTACAacctcctgcagctggagatCGACAACTGGCCGCTGCTGGAAGACGTCTCCCCCACCAGCTTCCAGGGCCTGAACCTCACCTCGCTCTCCATCACCTACACCAACATCACAGCCGTTCCCGCCGCTGCCTTGAGGAACCTGGTGTACCTCCGCTACCTGAACCTGTCCTACAACCCCATTAGCACTGTGCTGAAGGGCTCCTTTAAAGACCTCATCCGGCTCCAGGAGCTCCACATCGTGGGCGCTCTCTTGGTGTCCGTGGAGCCGCAGGCTTTCTCCGGCCTGAGACAAATCCGGCTGCTCAACCTCTCCAGCAACTTTCTCTCCACCCTGGAGGAGAGCACCTTCCACTCCGTCAACACGCTGGAGACGCTGCGGGTGGACAGGAACCCCCTGGCCTGCGACTGCCGCCTCCTCTGGATCCTGCAGCGACGGAAAACGCTCAACTTTGACGGGCAGCAGCCCATGTGCTCCTCGCCGCCCGAAAtccagggcaatgccctgcgCGACTTCCCGGACTCCGTGCTCTTCGAGTACTTCACCTGCCAGAAGCCCAAGATAAGGGATCGGAAGCTGCAGCACGTGACAGCCCGGGAAGGGCAGTCCGTGTCCTTCCTTTGCCGGGCGGACGGGGAGCCGGACCCCTCCATCGCCTGGGTGTCCCCCCAGCATCGCATGATCACCACCCGCAGCACGGGGCGGGCGACCGTGCTGCCCGGGGGCACCCTGGAGATCCGCTTCGCCCAGGTGCAGGACAGCGGCACCTACATCTGCATCGCCAGCAACGCGGGAGGCAACGACACCTACTTCGCCACCCTGACGGTCAAGGGGCGGCCAGCCGACGGCTCCCACTACGCGAACCGAACTTTGTACCTCAGCGAGTTCAACGACACCTCCCACAACGACACGCAAGTCTTCTTGAAGTTTACGTTGGACCTCAAGACCATCCTGGTCTCCACGGCCATGGGCTGCATCACCTTCCTGGGTGTGGtgctcttctgcttcctcctcctcttcgtctggagccggggccggggacAGCACAAGAACAACTTCTCGGTGGAGTACTCCTTCCGCAAAGTGGACggtcccaccaccaccaccggcCAAGGAGGAGCCAGGAAGTTCAACATGAAGATGATCTGA